A genomic segment from Neodiprion lecontei isolate iyNeoLeco1 chromosome 1, iyNeoLeco1.1, whole genome shotgun sequence encodes:
- the LOC107216749 gene encoding glutamate synthase [NADH] isoform X4: MRNGTLGWTSPTNIHGWSLRWSYTRQSRLKPGRMLLVDTEEKKIIQDVDLKIYIARSRPHSTWLKEQRISMDQLREAHIAVNGSNGITENGSVELTKLIETNDTFEGVSAVNRVWGGDKRLSLYGYTIETINMLLLPMIQTKKEALGSMGNDAPLACLSDFQPLIYEYFKQLFAQVTNPPIDPFREKIVMSLMCPIGPVSNILEPNELQVHRLFLHQPILSLKDLEVIKNTNYRGWRTKVIDITYPAEYGPPGLQKTIHRVCNEANEAAHQGYQLIVLSDRLAGPERVPVSTLLAQGAVHHFLIEERQRMKVGLILETAEAREVHHMCVLLGYGADAICPYLVFEMARSLRADGVLDESCTDDIMFTNYSEAMERGIAKVMAKMGISTLQSYKGAQIFEAVGLADDVVDKCFKGTQSRIGGVTFDIIAKEAFERHQMTYMEKAVDMMVLRNPGIYHWRAGGEKHINEPNSIANLQEAVESKSTIAYENYRKSTMDAVRACTLRGQMEIKTIDKPIPIDEVEPASEIVKRFVTGAMSFGSISLEAHTTLAIAMNRIGGKSNTGEGGENADRYLDQDPEFNKRSSIKQVASGRFGVTSSYIANADDLQIKMAQGAKPGEGGELPGYKVTADIAATRHSVPGVGLISPPPHHDIYSIEDLAELIYDLKCANPNARISVKLVSEVGVGVVASGVAKGKAEHIVISGHDGGTGASSWTGIKAAGLPWELGVAETHQVLTLNNLRSRVVVQADGQLRTGFDVVVAALLGADEFGFSTAPLIAMGCTMMRKCHLNTCPVGIATQDPILRKKFAGKPEHVINFLFMLAEEVRTHMASLGIRKFQDLVGRTDFLKVASRDHEKSKTLNFTNILRNALEMRPGVNIKGGSVKQDFQLENRLDNKLLEEAAPVLEGLKKSVSIQMSINNECRAFASTLSYHISKKFGEEGLPEHSININMTGSAGQSFCAFMTKGVHVTLEGDANDYVGKSLCGGEIIIYPPKDSDFNSEANVIVGNVCLYGATSGRAYFRGIAAERFSVRNSGAIVVVEGVGDHGCEYMTGGCALILGLTGRNFAAGMSGGIAYVLDVDGSFKSKCNPEMVELLPLNQQSDIAYVKELLEEFIEKTGSLIAQELLKVWPEPTTRFVKVFPYEYQRALKQLAEQKVAQPIVDSNRKPSEPNVKDIEDSIADGDMEKKKLDKIRGFVKYGRETKNYRPAEKRMEDWNEIYNFQGVRKGLRVQAARCMECGVPFCQSSHGCPLGNIIPKWNDLVFHSNWKEALNQLLQTNNFPEFTGRVCPAPCEGACVLGISEPPVTIKNIECAIIDHAFEQGWITVQPPKSRTGRRVAIVGSGPSGLAAAHQLNKAGHLVTVYERNDRVGGLLQYGIPTMKLSKQVVQRRVSLLAAEGISFKTGINVGKDISAKELKEQYDALLLCTGATWPRDLQIPGRHFEGIHFAMSFLENWQKKQMGNTVPPKMELIAQNKDVIIIGGGDTGCDCIATSLRQGARSITTFEILPEPPLKRGKDNPWPQYPRVFKVDYGHEEVSLKFGRDPRQFSTLSKEFLGNDKGHVTGIRTVTVEWTKDEAGRWKMDEVPNSEKTYKCDLVLLAMGFMGPEKYVATDLEAKLDGRGNYETPGGKYSTSISGVFAAGDCRRGQSLVVWAIAEGRQAAREVDKSLMGSTTLPSPGGVITGVLP, from the exons ATGCGCAATGGAACCCTGGGATGGACCAGCCCTACTAACATTCACGGATGGTCGCTACGTTGGAGCTATACTAGACAG AGCCGTTTGAAGCCTGGAAGGATGCTGTTGGTTGAcacagaagagaaaaagattatTCAAGATGTTGATCTCAAGATTTATATCGCACGCAGCAGGCCTCACTCTACTTGGCTTAAGGAACAG AGG ATATCGATGGACCAGTTACGAGAAGCTCATATTGCAGTAAATGGGTCAAATGGTATTACTGAAAATGGGAGTGTAGAGTTGACTAAGCTCATCGAAACCAACGATACTTTCGAGGGTGTTTCTGCAGTGAATCGTGTTTGGGGAGGAGACAAACGTCTCTCATTATACGGATATACAATTGAAACCATCAATATGCTTTTACTGCCCATGATTCAAACCAA aaaAGAAGCACTGGGATCTATGGGCAACGACGCTCCCTTGGCCTGCCTTTCCGACTTTCAACCTCTGATTTAcgaatatttcaaacaattgtTTGCacag GTAACAAACCCACCGATTGATCCATTCAGAGAGAAGATCGTGATGTCACTAATGTGCCCAATTGGTCCTGTGAGTAATATCCTGGAACCAAATGAGTTACAAGTTCATCGATTATTCCTTCATCAACCCATCTTATCCCTGAAAGATCTTGAGGTGATTAAAAACACCAACTATCGTGGCTGGAGAACAAAGGTTATTGACATCACGTATCCGGCTGAGTATGGACCACCGGGTCTTCAGAAAACCATTCACAGGGTGTGCAACGAGGCTAACGAAGCTGCCCATCAGGGTTATCAGCTCATTGTTTTATCCGACCGTCTAGCCGGTCCAGAGAG GGTTCCAGTGAGCACTTTACTAGCTCAAGGTGCTGTACATCATTTTCTTATCGAAGAGCGTCAACGAATGAAAGTGGGCTTAATCCTAGAGACTGCGGAAGCTCGAGAGGTGCATCACATGTGTGTACTGCTTGGCTACGGTGCTGACGCAATCTGTCCCTATCTGGTCTTTGAAATGGCTAGAAGTCTTAGAGCTGATGGAGTCTTGGATGAATCCTGTACTGACGATATCATGTTCACT aaTTATTCTGAAGCTATGGAACGTGGAATTGCCAAGGTGATGGCAAAAATGGGAATATCTACTCTTCAATCTTACAAAGGTGCCCAAATCTTCGAGGCGGTTGGCTTGGCTGATGATGTTGTTGATAAATGTTTCAAG GGTACCCAATCACGAATCGGTGGTGTAACATTCGACATAATAGCAAAAGAAGCATTCGAAAGACACCAAATGACTTACATGGAAAAAGCTGTGGATATGATGGTCCTGCGTAATCCTGGAATATACCATTGGCGAGCTGGAGGAGAGAAACATATCAACGAGCCCAACAGTATTGCTAATCTACAG GAAGCTGTTGAATCAAAGAGTACCATCGCCTATGAAAATTACCGTAAATCTACGATGGATGCTGTCCGAGCATGCACACTACGAGGTCAAATGGAAATCAAAACTATCGATAAACCAATACCAATTGATGAAGTGGAACCAGCATCTGAGATTGTGAAGAGATTCGTGACTGGCGCTATGAGCTTTGGAAGTATTTCACTAGAAGCTCATACCACCCTTGCCATTGCCATGAATAGAATTGGTGGCAAATCCAACACCGGAGAAGGTGGAGAGAATGCTGACAG ATATTTGGACCAAGATCCAGAATTCAATAAGCGATCATCCATCAAACAAGTAGCAAGTGGCAGATTTGGTGTAACTTCCAGCTACATAGCAAATGCCGATGACTTGCAGATTAAAATGGCTCAAGGTGCCAAACCTGGTGAAGGTGGTGAGCTGCCAGGATATAAA GTCACAGCGGATATTGCTGCAACACGTCACTCTGTGCCTGGAGTTGGACTTATTTCACCCCCACCCCATCACGATATATACTCGATAGAAGATTTAGCTGAGCTGATTTACGATTTGAAATGCGCAAATCCAAATGCTCGGATCTCTGTAAAACTTGTGTCGGAAGTCGGAGTTGGAGTTGTTGCATCTGGTGTTGCTAAA GGTAAAGCAGAGCACATTGTAATATCTGGACATGATGGTGGTACTGGAGCTAGTAGCTGGACTGGAATCAAGGCAGCGGGTCTTCCATGGGAGTTGGGTGTAGCAGAGACTCACCAAGTATTAACTCTCAACAACTTGCGCTCCAGAGTCGTTGTTCAAGCAGATGGTCAACTTCGCACTGGCTTTGATGTCGTTGTTGCTGCACTTTTGGGCGCAGACGAATTTGGTTTCAGTACAGCTCCATTGATCGCTATGGGCTGCACGATGATGCGGAAGTGCCATCTGAATACGTGTCCAGTGGGCATTGCTACACAAGATCCAATTTTACGCAAAAAGTTTGCAGGAAAACCAGAACATGTTATCAATTTCCTGTTCATGTTGGCCGAGGAG GTCCGAACGCACATGGCTAGTCTTGGTATCAGAAAATTCCAAGATTTAGTTGGACGCACTGATTTCCTGAAGGTTGCCAGCCGTGATCATGAAAAATCCAAGACTCTTAATTTCACAAACATTTTACGCAATGCATTGGAGATGCGTCCAGGTGTCAACATTAAGGGTGGCTCAGTTAAGCAGGATTTCCAGCTCGAAAACAGATTGGACAATAAGCTTCTTGAAGAGGCAGCACCAGTTTTGGAAGGACTTAAAAAAAGCGTTTCCATTCAGATGAGCATCAACAATGAATGCAGAGCATTTGCGTCAACTTTAAGCTATCACATTTCAAA GAAATTTGGGGAAGAAGGGCTTCCAGAACATAGTATTAATATCAATATGACTGGCTCTGCGGGTCAGAGCTTCTGCGCTTTTATGACAAAAGGTGTTCATGTTACGTTAGAAGGTGATGCAAACGATTACGTAGGaaag AGTCTCTGTGGTGGAGAGATTATCATATATCCCCCCAAGGATTCGGACTTCAATTCCGAAGCTAATGTTATTGTGGGTAACGTCTGTCTCTATGGTGCGACGTCTGGTCGGGCATACTTCCGAGGTATAGCTGCAGAGAGGTTCAGCGTTCGTAACAGTGGAGCTATCGTAGTTGTAGAAGGAGTAGGTGATCACGGATGCGAGTACATGACTGGAGGTTGTGCACTTATACTTGGGCTGACAGGAAGGAACTTTGCTGCTGGAATGTCCGGTGGAATTGCTTATGTTCTCGACGTTGACGGATCGTTCAAAAG TAAATGCAATCCTGAAATGGTGGAGCTACTTCCACTTAATCAGCAGAGTGACATTGCGTATGTGAAGGAACTTCTGGAAGAGTTCATTGAAAAGACTGGATCATTGATCGCTCAGGAGTTGCTGAAGGTCTGGCCTGAACCTACCACCAGATTTGTAAAG GTATTCCCATACGAATATCAACGTGCTCTAAAGCAACTAGCAGAGCAGAAAGTAGCGCAGCCAATTGTCGACAGCAATCGCAAACCATCCGAACCTAATGTTAAGGATATTGAAGATTCGATTGCTGATGGGGAtatggagaaaaagaaattggatAAGATTCG AGGATTCGTAAAATACGGTCGCGAAACAAAAAACTATCGACCGGCTGAAAAACGAATGGAAGATTGGAATGAGATATATAACTTTCAAGGTGTTAGGAAGGGACTTAGAGTTCAGGCAGCAAGATGTATGGAATGTGGTGTTCCCTTCTGTCAGAGCAGCCATGGGTGTCCTCTTGGAAACATTATTCCAAAGTGGAATGACcttgtttttcattcaaacTGGAAAGAGGCCTTGAATCAGCTGCTTCAGACCAATAACTTTCCTG AGTTTACTGGAAGGGTATGTCCAGCACCTTGTGAGGGTGCTTGTGTATTGGGAATCTCCGAGCCACctgtaacaataaaaaacattGAGTGCGCTATCATAGATCATGCCTTTGAGCAAGGATGGATCACTGTGCAACCTCCGAAGTCAAGAACTGGACGTCGAGTGGCAATTGTAGGATCTGGTCCTTCTGGACTTGCTGCGGCTCATCAACTTAACAAAGCTGGTCACTTGGTCACTGTCTATGAACGAAACGATCGCGTTGGTGGTCTTTTGCAGTATGGTATTCCTACCATGAAATTGTCTAAGCAAGTTGTTCAACGGCGAGTTTCTCTCCTCGCTGCTGAAGGAATCTCCTTCAAGACTGGTATCAATGTTGGGAAGGATATTTCAGCTAAA GAATTGAAAGAACAGTATGATGCACTTCTTCTGTGTACTGGTGCTACGTGGCCAAGAGATCTGCAAATACCTGGACGGCACTTTGAAGGAATTCACTTTGCCATGAGTTTTCTCGAGAACTGGCAAAAAAAACAGATGGGAAACACTGTACCACCCAAAATGGAATTAATTGCTCAGAATAAAGATGTCATAATTATCGGTGGTGGAGATACAGGTTGCGATTGCATTGCTACATCCTTGCGACAG GGTGCCAGATCCATTACAACGTTTGAAATCTTACCTGAACCTCCATTGAAAAGAGGAAAGGACAATCCATGGCCACAGTACCCTCGAGTGTTCAAGGTGGACTATGGTCATGAAGAAGTTTCTCTTAAATTTGGACGGGATCCACGTCAGTTCAGTACACTGAGCAAG GAATTCTTGGGCAATGACAAGGGACATGTAACTGGAATTAGAACAGTCACAGTTGAATGGACTAAAGATGAAGCAGGTAGATGGAAAATGGACGAAGTTCCTAATTCTGAAAAg ACCTACAAATGTGATCTGGTATTACTTGCAATGGGCTTTATGGGACCTGAGAAATACGTCGCTACTGATTTAGAAGCAAAACTCGATGGGCGTGGAAACTACGAAACTCCTGGCGGCAAATACTCAACTAGTATTTCAGGTGTTTTTGCTGCAGGAG ATTGCCGAAGAGGTCAGTCACTTGTCGTATGGGCAATAGCTGAAGGAAGGCAGGCTGCAAGGGAAGTCGACAAGAGTCTAATGGGATCTACGACTCTGCCAAGTCCTGGTGGTGTTATCACAGGGGTCTTACCTTAA
- the LOC107216749 gene encoding glutamate synthase [NADH] isoform X3: MSSGDPWSLPVKQGLYDPTLEKDACGVGFIVAIDGKRSHKIVRDAEKLSARMNHRGACACDNDSGDGAGVLCAIPHDYYAAEIREQHGVELPEFGHYATGIFFLDKITHQQSEEAFAKLAEECNLRIICWRDVPTDNTKIGQVAYKTEPYSRQVFVTGDQEVEALNRQVFVLRKRASHTIPQPGIRFYICSLSLKTVVYKGQFTADQLWKYYTDLSSPDFETYLALVHTRFSTNTFPSWERAHPLRLLAHNGEINTLRGNVNLMKAREGVMSSPIYGDKLKQLYPVVEPNLSDSGAADCVLEFLVMAGQRTLPEAVMTMVPEAWQNDLTMATEKRDFYHWAACAMEPWDGPALLTFTDGRYVGAILDRNGLRPSRFYVTKDNMMVMASEVGVYDTPPSNVVLKSRLKPGRMLLVDTEEKKIIQDVDLKIYIARSRPHSTWLKEQRISMDQLREAHIAVNGSNGITENGSVELTKLIETNDTFEGVSAVNRVWGGDKRLSLYGYTIETINMLLLPMIQTKKEALGSMGNDAPLACLSDFQPLIYEYFKQLFAQVTNPPIDPFREKIVMSLMCPIGPVSNILEPNELQVHRLFLHQPILSLKDLEVIKNTNYRGWRTKVIDITYPAEYGPPGLQKTIHRVCNEANEAAHQGYQLIVLSDRLAGPERVPVSTLLAQGAVHHFLIEERQRMKVGLILETAEAREVHHMCVLLGYGADAICPYLVFEMARSLRADGVLDESCTDDIMFTNYSEAMERGIAKVMAKMGISTLQSYKGAQIFEAVGLADDVVDKCFKGTQSRIGGVTFDIIAKEAFERHQMTYMEKAVDMMVLRNPGIYHWRAGGEKHINEPNSIANLQEAVESKSTIAYENYRKSTMDAVRACTLRGQMEIKTIDKPIPIDEVEPASEIVKRFVTGAMSFGSISLEAHTTLAIAMNRIGGKSNTGEGGENADRYLDQDPEFNKRSSIKQVASGRFGVTSSYIANADDLQIKMAQGAKPGEGGELPGYKVTADIAATRHSVPGVGLISPPPHHDIYSIEDLAELIYDLKCANPNARISVKLVSEVGVGVVASGVAKGKAEHIVISGHDGGTGASSWTGIKAAGLPWELGVAETHQVLTLNNLRSRVVVQADGQLRTGFDVVVAALLGADEFGFSTAPLIAMGCTMMRKCHLNTCPVGIATQDPILRKKFAGKPEHVINFLFMLAEEVRTHMASLGIRKFQDLVGRTDFLKVASRDHEKSKTLNFTNILRNALEMRPGVNIKGGSVKQDFQLENRLDNKLLEEAAPVLEGLKKSVSIQMSINNECRAFASTLSYHISKKFGEEGLPEHSININMTGSAGQSFCAFMTKGVHVTLEGDANDYVGKSLCGGEIIIYPPKDSDFNSEANVIVGNVCLYGATSGRAYFRGIAAERFSVRNSGAIVVVEGVGDHGCEYMTGGCALILGLTGRNFAAGMSGGIAYVLDVDGSFKSKCNPEMVELLPLNQQSDIAYVKELLEEFIEKTGSLIAQELLKVWPEPTTRFVKVFPYEYQRALKQLAEQKVAQPIVDSNRKPSEPNVKDIEDSIADGDMEKKKLDKIRGFVKYGRETKNYRPAEKRMEDWNEIYNFQGVRKGLRVQAARCMECGVPFCQSSHGCPLGNIIPKWNDLVFHSNWKEALNQLLQTNNFPEFTGRVCPAPCEGACVLGISEPPVTIKNIECAIIDHAFEQGWITVQPPKSRTGRRVAIVGSGPSGLAAAHQLNKAGHLVTVYERNDRVGGLLQYGIPTMKLSKQVVQRRVSLLAAEGISFKTGINVGKDISAKELKEQYDALLLCTGATWPRDLQIPGRHFEGIHFAMSFLENWQKKQMGNTVPPKMELIAQNKDVIIIGGGDTGCDCIATSLRQGARSITTFEILPEPPLKRGKDNPWPQYPRVFKVDYGHEEVSLKFGRDPRQFSTLSKEFLGNDKGHVTGIRTVTVEWTKDEAGRWKMDEVPNSEKTYKCDLVLLAMGFMGPEKYVATDLEAKLDGRGNYETPGGKYSTSISGVFAAGDCRRGQSLVVWAIAEGRQAAREVDKSLMGSTTLPSPGGVITGVLP; encoded by the exons ATGAGCTCTGGTGACCCGTGGTCTCTACCGGTAAAGCAGGGCCTCTACGACCCAACTCTTGAGAAAGATGCCTGTGGTGTTGGATTTATAGTCGCCATTGATGGGAAACGATCCCACAAG ATCGTTCGAGATGCAGAAAAGTTATCGGCGCGCATGAACCACAGAGGTGCATGTGCATGTGACAATGATAGTGGTGACGGAGCTGGTGTACTCTGTGCTATTCCCCATGATTATTATGCTGCTGAAATTCG TGAACAGCACGGCGTTGAATTGCCCGAATTCGGTCATTATGCAACCGGAATTTTCTTCCTCGATAAAATCACTCATCAACAGAGTGAAGAAGCCTTTGCTAAATTAGCTGAAGAGTGCAATTTGCGG ATCATCTGTTGGCGTGACGTGCCCACAGATAATACAAAAATCGGCCAGGTCGCTTACAAAACCGAGCCCTATTCGCGTCAAGTATTTGTCACTGGGGATCAAGAGGTCGAGGCGTTGAACCGCCAG gTGTTTGTACTGCGCAAGAGGGCATCGCATACTATACCACAGCCAGGAATCCGTTTTTATATCTGCTCCTTGTCTCTGAAGACGGTTGTTTACAAGGGTCAATTCACTGCCGATCAACTATGGAAGTATTACACAGATTTATCG TCTCCAGACTTCGAAACATATCTGGCCTTGGTGCACACACGTTTTTCCACCAATACATTCCCTAGTTGGGAACGTGCGCACCCGTTACG TCTTCTTGCCCACAATGGTGAAATAAACACATTGCGGGGTAATGTTAATCTAATGAAAGCGCGAGAAGGTGTCATGAGCAGTCCTATCTACGGCGATAAACTGAAACAACTTTATCCTGTTGTTGAACCGAACCTCTCTGACTCCGGAGCTGCTGATTGTGTCTTGGAATTCTTGGTGATGGCTGGTCAACGCACGCTACCTGAG GCTGTGATGACGATGGTCCCGGAAGCCTGGCAAAACGATCTAACAATGGCCACAGAGAAGCGTGATTTCTATCACTGGGCAGCATGCGCAATGGAACCCTGGGATGGACCAGCCCTACTAACATTCACGGATGGTCGCTACGTTGGAGCTATACTAGACAG AAATGGCCTGCGCCCATCGCGTTTCTACGTCACTAAGGATAACATGATGGTGATGGCGTCCGAAGTGGGCGTCTATGACACTCCGCCCAGCAATGTTGTCCTCAAG AGCCGTTTGAAGCCTGGAAGGATGCTGTTGGTTGAcacagaagagaaaaagattatTCAAGATGTTGATCTCAAGATTTATATCGCACGCAGCAGGCCTCACTCTACTTGGCTTAAGGAACAG AGG ATATCGATGGACCAGTTACGAGAAGCTCATATTGCAGTAAATGGGTCAAATGGTATTACTGAAAATGGGAGTGTAGAGTTGACTAAGCTCATCGAAACCAACGATACTTTCGAGGGTGTTTCTGCAGTGAATCGTGTTTGGGGAGGAGACAAACGTCTCTCATTATACGGATATACAATTGAAACCATCAATATGCTTTTACTGCCCATGATTCAAACCAA aaaAGAAGCACTGGGATCTATGGGCAACGACGCTCCCTTGGCCTGCCTTTCCGACTTTCAACCTCTGATTTAcgaatatttcaaacaattgtTTGCacag GTAACAAACCCACCGATTGATCCATTCAGAGAGAAGATCGTGATGTCACTAATGTGCCCAATTGGTCCTGTGAGTAATATCCTGGAACCAAATGAGTTACAAGTTCATCGATTATTCCTTCATCAACCCATCTTATCCCTGAAAGATCTTGAGGTGATTAAAAACACCAACTATCGTGGCTGGAGAACAAAGGTTATTGACATCACGTATCCGGCTGAGTATGGACCACCGGGTCTTCAGAAAACCATTCACAGGGTGTGCAACGAGGCTAACGAAGCTGCCCATCAGGGTTATCAGCTCATTGTTTTATCCGACCGTCTAGCCGGTCCAGAGAG GGTTCCAGTGAGCACTTTACTAGCTCAAGGTGCTGTACATCATTTTCTTATCGAAGAGCGTCAACGAATGAAAGTGGGCTTAATCCTAGAGACTGCGGAAGCTCGAGAGGTGCATCACATGTGTGTACTGCTTGGCTACGGTGCTGACGCAATCTGTCCCTATCTGGTCTTTGAAATGGCTAGAAGTCTTAGAGCTGATGGAGTCTTGGATGAATCCTGTACTGACGATATCATGTTCACT aaTTATTCTGAAGCTATGGAACGTGGAATTGCCAAGGTGATGGCAAAAATGGGAATATCTACTCTTCAATCTTACAAAGGTGCCCAAATCTTCGAGGCGGTTGGCTTGGCTGATGATGTTGTTGATAAATGTTTCAAG GGTACCCAATCACGAATCGGTGGTGTAACATTCGACATAATAGCAAAAGAAGCATTCGAAAGACACCAAATGACTTACATGGAAAAAGCTGTGGATATGATGGTCCTGCGTAATCCTGGAATATACCATTGGCGAGCTGGAGGAGAGAAACATATCAACGAGCCCAACAGTATTGCTAATCTACAG GAAGCTGTTGAATCAAAGAGTACCATCGCCTATGAAAATTACCGTAAATCTACGATGGATGCTGTCCGAGCATGCACACTACGAGGTCAAATGGAAATCAAAACTATCGATAAACCAATACCAATTGATGAAGTGGAACCAGCATCTGAGATTGTGAAGAGATTCGTGACTGGCGCTATGAGCTTTGGAAGTATTTCACTAGAAGCTCATACCACCCTTGCCATTGCCATGAATAGAATTGGTGGCAAATCCAACACCGGAGAAGGTGGAGAGAATGCTGACAG ATATTTGGACCAAGATCCAGAATTCAATAAGCGATCATCCATCAAACAAGTAGCAAGTGGCAGATTTGGTGTAACTTCCAGCTACATAGCAAATGCCGATGACTTGCAGATTAAAATGGCTCAAGGTGCCAAACCTGGTGAAGGTGGTGAGCTGCCAGGATATAAA GTCACAGCGGATATTGCTGCAACACGTCACTCTGTGCCTGGAGTTGGACTTATTTCACCCCCACCCCATCACGATATATACTCGATAGAAGATTTAGCTGAGCTGATTTACGATTTGAAATGCGCAAATCCAAATGCTCGGATCTCTGTAAAACTTGTGTCGGAAGTCGGAGTTGGAGTTGTTGCATCTGGTGTTGCTAAA GGTAAAGCAGAGCACATTGTAATATCTGGACATGATGGTGGTACTGGAGCTAGTAGCTGGACTGGAATCAAGGCAGCGGGTCTTCCATGGGAGTTGGGTGTAGCAGAGACTCACCAAGTATTAACTCTCAACAACTTGCGCTCCAGAGTCGTTGTTCAAGCAGATGGTCAACTTCGCACTGGCTTTGATGTCGTTGTTGCTGCACTTTTGGGCGCAGACGAATTTGGTTTCAGTACAGCTCCATTGATCGCTATGGGCTGCACGATGATGCGGAAGTGCCATCTGAATACGTGTCCAGTGGGCATTGCTACACAAGATCCAATTTTACGCAAAAAGTTTGCAGGAAAACCAGAACATGTTATCAATTTCCTGTTCATGTTGGCCGAGGAG GTCCGAACGCACATGGCTAGTCTTGGTATCAGAAAATTCCAAGATTTAGTTGGACGCACTGATTTCCTGAAGGTTGCCAGCCGTGATCATGAAAAATCCAAGACTCTTAATTTCACAAACATTTTACGCAATGCATTGGAGATGCGTCCAGGTGTCAACATTAAGGGTGGCTCAGTTAAGCAGGATTTCCAGCTCGAAAACAGATTGGACAATAAGCTTCTTGAAGAGGCAGCACCAGTTTTGGAAGGACTTAAAAAAAGCGTTTCCATTCAGATGAGCATCAACAATGAATGCAGAGCATTTGCGTCAACTTTAAGCTATCACATTTCAAA GAAATTTGGGGAAGAAGGGCTTCCAGAACATAGTATTAATATCAATATGACTGGCTCTGCGGGTCAGAGCTTCTGCGCTTTTATGACAAAAGGTGTTCATGTTACGTTAGAAGGTGATGCAAACGATTACGTAGGaaag AGTCTCTGTGGTGGAGAGATTATCATATATCCCCCCAAGGATTCGGACTTCAATTCCGAAGCTAATGTTATTGTGGGTAACGTCTGTCTCTATGGTGCGACGTCTGGTCGGGCATACTTCCGAGGTATAGCTGCAGAGAGGTTCAGCGTTCGTAACAGTGGAGCTATCGTAGTTGTAGAAGGAGTAGGTGATCACGGATGCGAGTACATGACTGGAGGTTGTGCACTTATACTTGGGCTGACAGGAAGGAACTTTGCTGCTGGAATGTCCGGTGGAATTGCTTATGTTCTCGACGTTGACGGATCGTTCAAAAG TAAATGCAATCCTGAAATGGTGGAGCTACTTCCACTTAATCAGCAGAGTGACATTGCGTATGTGAAGGAACTTCTGGAAGAGTTCATTGAAAAGACTGGATCATTGATCGCTCAGGAGTTGCTGAAGGTCTGGCCTGAACCTACCACCAGATTTGTAAAG GTATTCCCATACGAATATCAACGTGCTCTAAAGCAACTAGCAGAGCAGAAAGTAGCGCAGCCAATTGTCGACAGCAATCGCAAACCATCCGAACCTAATGTTAAGGATATTGAAGATTCGATTGCTGATGGGGAtatggagaaaaagaaattggatAAGATTCG AGGATTCGTAAAATACGGTCGCGAAACAAAAAACTATCGACCGGCTGAAAAACGAATGGAAGATTGGAATGAGATATATAACTTTCAAGGTGTTAGGAAGGGACTTAGAGTTCAGGCAGCAAGATGTATGGAATGTGGTGTTCCCTTCTGTCAGAGCAGCCATGGGTGTCCTCTTGGAAACATTATTCCAAAGTGGAATGACcttgtttttcattcaaacTGGAAAGAGGCCTTGAATCAGCTGCTTCAGACCAATAACTTTCCTG AGTTTACTGGAAGGGTATGTCCAGCACCTTGTGAGGGTGCTTGTGTATTGGGAATCTCCGAGCCACctgtaacaataaaaaacattGAGTGCGCTATCATAGATCATGCCTTTGAGCAAGGATGGATCACTGTGCAACCTCCGAAGTCAAGAACTGGACGTCGAGTGGCAATTGTAGGATCTGGTCCTTCTGGACTTGCTGCGGCTCATCAACTTAACAAAGCTGGTCACTTGGTCACTGTCTATGAACGAAACGATCGCGTTGGTGGTCTTTTGCAGTATGGTATTCCTACCATGAAATTGTCTAAGCAAGTTGTTCAACGGCGAGTTTCTCTCCTCGCTGCTGAAGGAATCTCCTTCAAGACTGGTATCAATGTTGGGAAGGATATTTCAGCTAAA GAATTGAAAGAACAGTATGATGCACTTCTTCTGTGTACTGGTGCTACGTGGCCAAGAGATCTGCAAATACCTGGACGGCACTTTGAAGGAATTCACTTTGCCATGAGTTTTCTCGAGAACTGGCAAAAAAAACAGATGGGAAACACTGTACCACCCAAAATGGAATTAATTGCTCAGAATAAAGATGTCATAATTATCGGTGGTGGAGATACAGGTTGCGATTGCATTGCTACATCCTTGCGACAG GGTGCCAGATCCATTACAACGTTTGAAATCTTACCTGAACCTCCATTGAAAAGAGGAAAGGACAATCCATGGCCACAGTACCCTCGAGTGTTCAAGGTGGACTATGGTCATGAAGAAGTTTCTCTTAAATTTGGACGGGATCCACGTCAGTTCAGTACACTGAGCAAG GAATTCTTGGGCAATGACAAGGGACATGTAACTGGAATTAGAACAGTCACAGTTGAATGGACTAAAGATGAAGCAGGTAGATGGAAAATGGACGAAGTTCCTAATTCTGAAAAg ACCTACAAATGTGATCTGGTATTACTTGCAATGGGCTTTATGGGACCTGAGAAATACGTCGCTACTGATTTAGAAGCAAAACTCGATGGGCGTGGAAACTACGAAACTCCTGGCGGCAAATACTCAACTAGTATTTCAGGTGTTTTTGCTGCAGGAG ATTGCCGAAGAGGTCAGTCACTTGTCGTATGGGCAATAGCTGAAGGAAGGCAGGCTGCAAGGGAAGTCGACAAGAGTCTAATGGGATCTACGACTCTGCCAAGTCCTGGTGGTGTTATCACAGGGGTCTTACCTTAA